A genomic window from Brassica oleracea var. oleracea cultivar TO1000 chromosome C8, BOL, whole genome shotgun sequence includes:
- the LOC106310782 gene encoding uncharacterized protein LOC106310782 isoform X1: protein MAPPATERWCWALIRILKGLVFDHAAQFFIADDSRLIQYVDGWLEKGLVREWKGVVGELEVGGNFSQFPPSWPPRYIAVHGMRSLADSLLLESRLSLLTMVRTEHLVVSLMSLSLLTMVNVRTVCCLHQACPSLLNR, encoded by the exons ATGGCGCCGCCGGCAACGGAGCGGTGGTGCTGGGCATTGATTAGG ATATTGAAAGGACTGGTGTTCGATCACGCTGCTCAGTTCTTCATTGCAGATGATTCTCGTCTTATCCAGTACGTCGATGGATGGTTAGAGAAAGGACTTGTTCGAGAGTGGAAAGGTGTTGTGGGAGAGCTTGAAGTTGGAGGCAATTTCTCGCAGTTTCCTCCTTCATGGCCTCCAAGATACATTGCTGTTCACGGCATGCGATCTCTCGCTGATTCATTGCTATTAGAG AGTCGATTGTCATTGCTCACAATGGTAAGAACGGAACATCTCGTGGTCAGTTTGATGTCATTATCATTGCTCACAATG GTAAATGTGCGAACCGTTTGCTGTCTGCATCAGGCTTGCCCCTCGTTGCTAAACAGATGA
- the LOC106310779 gene encoding 1-aminocyclopropane-1-carboxylate oxidase homolog 3-like — METTKLASYDRVSELKAFDETKTGVKGLVEAGVSEVPRIFHHASLTLSNPKPLSSDFTTIPTFDLGGRVFEDETKRKNVVQGIKEASEKWGFFQVINHGVPLDLLERMKEGVRGFHEQPPEVRKQYYGRDFSRTFRYSSNFTLFSSPAANWVDTLSGTIAPDPPKPEDLPEICRDVMLEYTKHVMNLGEFLFEMLSEALGLEPNHLNEMDCSKGLLRTSLSQIPN; from the exons ATGGAGACGACGAAGCTTGCTTCATACGATCGTGTCAGTGAGCTTAAAGCTTTCGACGAGACCAAGACAGGTGTAAAAGGACTCGTAGAAGCCGGAGTCTCAGAGGTTCCACGCATATTCCATCACGCATCTCTCACACTATCAAACCCTAAACCACTTTCCTCTGACTTCACGACGATCCCAACGTTTGATCTCGGAGGACGAGTCTTCGAGGACGAGACTAAGCGCAAGAACGTGGTTCAAGGGATTAAAGAGGCGTCAGAGAAGTGGGGTTTCTTCCAGGTGATTAACCATGGCGTTCCGCTTGATCTTTTAGAGAGGATGAAAGAGGGAGTTCGTGGGTTTCATGAGCAACCACCAGAAGTGAGGAAACAATACTACGGGCGAGATTTCAGTAGAACGTTTCGGTATTCAAGTAATTTCACTCTCTTCAGCTCTCCAGCTGCTAACTGGGTAGACACTTTATCTGGTACCATAGCTCCAGATCCTCCGAAACCAGAGGACTTGCCAGAGATTTGTAG GGATGTTATGTTGGAATACACAAAGCATGTGATGAATTTGGGAGAGTTTCTCTTTGAGATGTTATCAGAAGCTCTAGGGTTAGAACCTAACCATCTGAATGAGATGGATTGCTCAAAGGGTTTGCTTAGAACATCATTATCCCAAATACCCAATTAG
- the LOC106310782 gene encoding uncharacterized protein LOC106310782 isoform X2, which produces MAPPATERWCWALIRILKGLVFDHAAQFFIADDSRLIQYVDGWLEKGLVREWKGVVGELEVGGNFSQFPPSWPPRYIAVHGMRSLADSLLLESRLSLLTMVNVRTVCCLHQACPSLLNR; this is translated from the exons ATGGCGCCGCCGGCAACGGAGCGGTGGTGCTGGGCATTGATTAGG ATATTGAAAGGACTGGTGTTCGATCACGCTGCTCAGTTCTTCATTGCAGATGATTCTCGTCTTATCCAGTACGTCGATGGATGGTTAGAGAAAGGACTTGTTCGAGAGTGGAAAGGTGTTGTGGGAGAGCTTGAAGTTGGAGGCAATTTCTCGCAGTTTCCTCCTTCATGGCCTCCAAGATACATTGCTGTTCACGGCATGCGATCTCTCGCTGATTCATTGCTATTAGAG AGTCGATTGTCATTGCTCACAATG GTAAATGTGCGAACCGTTTGCTGTCTGCATCAGGCTTGCCCCTCGTTGCTAAACAGATGA